One Homalodisca vitripennis isolate AUS2020 unplaced genomic scaffold, UT_GWSS_2.1 ScUCBcl_6742;HRSCAF=14093, whole genome shotgun sequence genomic region harbors:
- the LOC124373940 gene encoding uncharacterized protein LOC124373940 has protein sequence MPVSTAISSVAVIGKTLRPRDCNSHINVKEINNPPYLYINSTNATDRFTVIMVDAGPQGRGPDYLHWMVTNVSINTPNYQHLSPINIIVDYEKPLLMMRSPTLIRFLVFRHDNVLRVPFGELWVTRKRDFSLSLLYSNTSPTLRLCGPVAGIQFLGPRRLGPDRIPSRGPARSCIRPCSTCPAWLRASGSCSCPCPVRLRPCSCPTRLRSRPTRLRSRTTTWCYTQQPSTHIHEFSQEKCGGDFASPSMPSSTCSYDCSILDYLIVLVDLYNAVV, from the exons ATGCCTGTGTCTACGGCAATCTCCTCTGTAGCTGTCATTGGCAAAACGTTGAGGCCTCGAGATTGCAACAGCCACATCAatgtaaaggaaataaataacCCTCCCTATCTCTACATCAACTCCACAAATGCT ACTGACAGGTTCACTGTAATAATGGTGGATGCTGGTCCCCAAGGAAGAGGTCCTGACTATCTTCACTGGATGGTCACCAATGTATCG atAAACACACCAAACTACCAACATCTATCaccaattaatattattgttg ATTATGAGAAACCGTTGTTGATGATGAGATCGCCAACACTGATACGTTTTCTTGTGTTCCGTCACGACAACGTGTTGAGAGTCCCATTCGGGGAACTCTGGGTCACCCGCAAGAGAGACTTCTCCCTCAG CTTGTTGTACAGCAACACATCGCCTACACTGCGACTTTGCGGTCCTGTGGCGGGAATTCAGTTTCTGGGTCCACGACGACTCGGGCCAGACCGTATTCCCTCCCGGGGCCCCGCCAGGTCCTGTATACGTCCCTGTAGTACCTGTCCAGCCTGGCTACGTGCCAGTGGGAGTTGCTCCTGTCCCTGCCCAGTCCGGCTACGCCCCTGCTCCTGCCCAACCCGGTTACGCTCCCGCCCCACCCGGTTACGCTCCCGCACCACAACCTGGTGTTATACCCAGCAACCCTCAACACACATACACGAATTTTCCCAAGAAAAGTGCGGCGGTGATTTCGCATCCCCTTCAATGCCTTCTAGTACCTGTTCTTATGATTGCAGTATTTTggattatttaattgttttagttgaTTTATATAATGCTGttgtgtaa